Proteins found in one Muntiacus reevesi chromosome 2, mMunRee1.1, whole genome shotgun sequence genomic segment:
- the CARMIL2 gene encoding capping protein, Arp2/3 and myosin-I linker protein 2 isoform X3, protein MAQTPDGISCELRGEITKFLWPKEAELLLKTWLPEREGAEQGHVLALLRWRAYLLHTCLPLRVDCTFSYLEVQAMVLQETPPQVTFELESLPELVLEFTGVAALEQLAQHIAAAIRKVFPRSTLGKLFRRPTPPSMLARLEKSSSSEATSPSSPCGGFSETYEALCDYNGFPFREEIQWDVDTIYHRQGCRHFSLGDFSHLGSRDLALSVAALSYNLWFRCLSCVDMKLSLEVSEQILHMMNQSSHLEELVLETCGLRGDFVRRLAQALAGHSSSGLRELSLAGNLLDDRGVAALSRHLEKHPGALRRLSLAQTGLTPRGMRALGRALASNSAFDSALIHLDLSGNPGALGSSEDHGGLYSFLSRPNVLTFLNVAGTDTALDTLFGALSRGGCSSLAHLDASRNVFSRTKSRAAPDSLQLFLSRTGTLRYLGLAGCKLPPDALRALLEGLALNTHLNDLHLDLSACELRSAGAQVIQDLVCDAGAVSSLDLADNGFGSDMVTLLLAIGRSRSLRHVALGRNFNVRCKETLDDVLHRIVQLMQDDDCPLQSLSVAESRLKLGAGVLLRALGTNPNLTALDISGNAMGDTGAKMLAKALRVNTRLRSVVWDRNHTTALGLLDVAQALEQNRSLKAMPLPLNDVAQAQRSRPELTARAVHQIQACLLRNNRTDHTSTDDASRPKPLGLGSDPSEQEVNELCQSVQEHVELLGCGAGPQGEAAVHQAEDAIQNANFSLSILPILYEAGSSPSHQWQLRQKLEGLLGQVGEVCRRDIQDFTQATLDTTRSLCPQTLQGPRWREQLEGVLGGSRGLPELLPEHLLQDAFTRLRDMRLSVTGTLAESIVAQAVAGLSAARDRLVESLAQQATEAMPPVIPALDGDESSPLGPGELEGLFFPEEKEKEDEEEQKDESSPQKWPESLHCLHVDSSTHSAAEEPEPELAAPGEDAEPQAGPSARGSPSPAAPGPPAGPLPRMDLPPSGQPLRHPTRTRPRPRRQHHHRPPPGGPQVPPALPQEGNGLSARVDEGVEEFFSKRLIHQDRLWAPEEDPAAEGGTTPVPRTLRKKLGTLFAFKKPRSTRGSRPDLETSPGAAPRSRKTTLGDLLRPPARPGRGEEPAGAEGGTGSPDPTRRSRPRYTRESKAYSLILLPAEEEETVGARPDKRRPLERGDTELAPSFEQRVQVMLQRIGVSRGSGSAEGKRKQSKDGEIKKAGSDGDIMDSSTEAPPISIKSRTHSVSADPSCRPGSGSQGPESATWKTLGQQLNAELRSRGWGRQDGPGPPSPCPSPSPRRSSPSPDSLGLPEDPCLGSRNEDGRLRPQPRLAGRRAVSVHEDQLQAPAERPLRLQRSPVLKRRPKLEAPPSPSIGSGLEAEPLPPQSTEPSSPPSPATNQRGGGPNP, encoded by the exons ATGGCCCAGACCCCAGACGGCATATCCTGCGAGCTGCGAG GCGAGATCACCAAGTTCCTGTGGCCCAAGGAGGCAGAACTGCTGCTGAAAACCTGGCTGCCAGAGCGGGAGGGTGCTGAGCAAGGTCATGTCCTG GCGCTGCTCCGATGGAGAGCCTACCTGCTCCACACCTGCCTCCCTCTGAGG GTGGACTGCACATTCAGCTACCTGGAGGTCCAGGCCATGGTGCTGCAGGAGACACCCCCTCAG gtcaccTTTGAGCTGGAGTCCCTGCCTGAACTGGTCCTGGAGTTTACTGGTGTGGCTGCCCTGGAACAGCTGGCCCAGCACATCGCTGCTGCCATCAGGAAGGTCTTCCCTCGCTCAACCCTTGG GAAACTCTTCCGGAGGCCCACACCCCCCTCCATGCTGGCTCGGCTGGAGAAAAGCAGCTCCTCAGAAGCCACCTCACCCAGCAGCCCCTGTG GGGGCTTCTCGGAGACATACGAGGCCCTGTGTGACTACAATGGCTTCCCTTTCCGAGAGGAGATTCAGTGG GATGTGGACACCATCTACCATCGTCAGGGCTGCCGCCATTTCAGCCTAGGAGACttcagccatctgggaagtcg GGACTTGGCCTTGAGTGTGGCTGCCCTGTCCTACAACCTCTGGTTCCGGTGCCTCTCCTGCGTGGACATGAAGCTG AGCCTTGAGGTCTCAGAACAGATTCTGCACATGATGAATCAGTCATCCCACCTGGAGGAGCTGGTGCTGGAGACCTGTGGCCTGAGGGG AGACTTTGTCCGGCGACTGGCCCAGGCACTGGCGGGACATAGCAGCTCGGGACTGCGGGAGCTCAGCCTGGCTGGGAACCTGCTGGATGACCGAG GTGTGGCTGCCCTTAGCAGACACCTAGAGAAGCATCCTGGAGCCCTGAGGAGACTCAGCCTAGCACAGACTGGGTTGACGCCACGAG GAATGAGGGCTCTAGGCCGGGCACTGGCTTCCAATTCAGCCTTTGACTCTGCCCTGATCCACTTGGACCTTTCCGGGAACCCCGGGGCACTAGGGTCTTCGGAGGACCATGGG GGCCTCTATAGTTTCCTGAGCCGTCCTAACGTTCTGACGTTCCTGAATGTCGCAGGCACCGACACCGCCCTGGATACT CTCTTCGGGGCGCTGTCCCGCGGCGGCTGCTCCAGCCTGGCGCACCTCGACGCCTCGAGGAACGTCTTCTCCCGCAC gaaGTCCCGGGCTGCGCCCGATTCCCTGCAACTCTTCCTCAGCCGCACCGGGACGCTTCGGTACctgggcctggcgggctgcaaacTGCCACCCGATGCACTCAG GGCGCTTCTGGAAGGCCTGGCGCTCAACACACACCTGAATGACCTACACCTGGACCTCAGTGCGTGTGAG CTGCGCTCGGCGGGTGCTCAGGTGATACAAGACTTGGTGTGTGATGCTGGTGCAGTGAGCTCCCTGGATCTGGCAGATAATG GCTTTGGCTCAGACATGGTGACTCTgttgctggccatcgggaggagTCGGTCCCTGCGACACGTGGCGCTTGGAAGGAACTTCAACGTCCGGTGCAA GGAGACCCTGGACGACGTCCTGCACCGGATTGTTCAGCTCATGCAGGATGACGACTGT CCCCTGCAGTCTCTGTCCGTGGCTGAGTCACGGCTGAAGCTGGGCGCCGGCGTCCTGCTCCGGGCCCTGGGCACCAATCCTAACCTGACAGCCCTGGATATCAGCGGCAACGCCATGGGGGATACGGGTGCCAAGATGCTGGCCAAGGCGCTTCGGGTCAACACGAGGCTCCG GTCTGTGGTCTGGGACCGAAACCACACAACTGCTCTGGGCCTGCTGGACGTGGCACAGGCCCTGGAACAGAACCGCAGCCTGAAGGCCATGCCTCTGCCTCTGAACGATGTGGCCCAGGCTCAACGCAGCCGTCCTGAACTGACAGCACGAGCCGTGCATCAG ATCCAAGCCTGTCTCTTGAGGAACAATCGCACAGACCACACCTCTACCGACGACGCCTCCCGCCCAAAGCCCCTGGGTCTGGGGTCAGATCCCTCCGAGCAG GAAGTGAACGAACTGTGTCAGTCGGTGCAGGAGCACGTGGAGCTGCTGGGCTGTGGGGCTGGACCCCAGGGTGAAGCCGCTGTGCACCAGGCTGAGGATGCCATCCAAAACGCCAACTTCTCTCTCAGC ATTCTCCCCATTCTCTATGAGGCTGGGAGTTCCCCAAGCCACCAGTGGCAGCTGCGGCAGAAGCTGGAAGGCCTGCTGGGACAGGTGGGAGAGGTGTGCCGCCGGGACATTCAG GACTTCACTCAGGCCACACTGGACACAACAAGGAGCCTCTGTCCACAGACATTGCAGGGTCCCAGGTGGAGGGAGCAGCTAGAGGGGGTCCTCGGGGGCTCAAGAGGTCTCCCAGAGCTGCTCCCAGAGCACCTGCTGCAAGATGCCTTCACTCGGCTCAG GGACATGCGCCTGTCAGTCACAGGGACCTTGGCAGAGAGCATTGTGGCTCAGGCTGTGGCAGGTCTGAGTGCAGCCCGGGATCGGCTG GTGGAGAGTCTGGCTCAACAGGCAACAGAGGCAATGCCCCCTGTCATACCGGCACTAGATGGAGATGAGTCCAGCCCCCTTGGGCCTGGGGAATTGGAaggtcttttctttcctgaggagaaagaaaaggaagatgaagagGAGCAGAAG GATGAAAGTTCTCCCCAGAAATGGCCTGAATCCCTCCACTGTCTTCACGTGGACTCCTCCACTCACA GTGCTGCTGAGGAGCCGGAGCCCGAGCTGGCGGCTCCGGGGGAAGATGCAGAGCCGCAGGCGGGGCCATCCGCTCGTGGCTCGCCGAGCCCCGCCGCCCCTGGGCCCCCGGCCGGCCCGTTGCCTCGCATGGACCTGCCACCCTCCGGGCAACCCCTGCGCCATCCGACCCGGACCCGACCACGGCCGCGGCGCCAGCACCACCATCGCCCGCCGCCGGGGGGCCCCCAG gtgcccccagccctgccgcaGGAAGGGAATGGGCTCAGTGCCCGCGTGGATGAGGGTGTGGAGGAATTCTTCTCCAAAAGGCTGATCCACCAGGATCGCCT CTGGGCCCCTGAGGAGGACCCGGCAGCCGAGGGGGGTACCACCCCTGTCCCCCGTACACTTCGCAAGAAGCTGGGCACACTCTTTGCCTTCAAGAAGCCTCGTTCAACACGTGGGTCACGACCTGATCTTGAGACCAGCCCTGGAGCAGCTCCCCGCTCTCGAAAAACCACACTCGGGGACTTGCTTCGGCCACCAGCCCGTCCTGGCCGTGGTGAGGAGCCTGCTGGGGCTGAGGGGGGCACCGGCAGCCCAGACCCAACCCGCAGGAGTCGCCCTCGATACACCCGTGAAAGCAAGGCCTACTCCCTGATACTGCTCCCtgctgaggaggaggagacagtggGTGCCAGGCCCGACAAG CGGCGGCCCCTGGAGCGGGGAGACACAGAGCTAGCCCCATCCTTTGAGCAGCGAGTACAAGTGATGCTGCAGAGGATCGGTGTGAGCAGAGGCAGTGGGAGTGCCGAAGGCAAGAGGAAGCAA AGCAAAGATGGAGAGATCAAGAAGGCTGGCTCGGATG GTGACATTATGGACAGTTCCACAGAGGCTCCTCCTATCTCGATCAAGTCCCGCACCCACTCTGTGTCTGCTG ACCCTTCATGCAGACCTGGGTCAGGGAGCCAAGGGCCCGAGTCTGCTACCTGGAAGACACTGGGGCAGCAGCTGAACGCCGAGCTCAGGAGCCGTGGCTGGGGCCGACAGGATGGTCCGGGCCCCCCGTCCCCATGTCCCAGCCCAAGCCCCCGAAGATCCAGCCCCTCCCCAGACAGCCTGGGCCTTCCAGAGGATCCCTGCTTAGGCTCCAGGAACGAAG ATGGCCGGCTGAGGCCGCAGCCCCGTTTGGCAGGGCGACGAGCAGTGTCTGTGCATGAGGACCAGCTCCAGGCCCCTGCTG AACGGCCCCTGAGGCTACAGCGCTCCCCTGTCCTCAAGCGCAGGCCAAAGCTTGAGGCGCCTCCATCTCCAAGCATAG GATCTGGCCTTGAAGCCGAGCCTCTACCCCCCCAGTCTACAGAGCCCTCCAGCCCACCCTCCCCAGCCACAAACCAAAGAGGCGGCGGCCCCAACCCCTGA
- the CARMIL2 gene encoding capping protein, Arp2/3 and myosin-I linker protein 2 isoform X2, which translates to MAQTPDGISCELRGEITKFLWPKEAELLLKTWLPEREGAEQGHVLALLRWRAYLLHTCLPLRVDCTFSYLEVQAMVLQETPPQVTFELESLPELVLEFTGVAALEQLAQHIAAAIRKVFPRSTLGKLFRRPTPPSMLARLEKSSSSEATSPSSPCGGFSETYEALCDYNGFPFREEIQWVRVGPSLGALETSNSPGALRSPHYLLWSQASWRYFLPTQDVDTIYHRQGCRHFSLGDFSHLGSRDLALSVAALSYNLWFRCLSCVDMKLSLEVSEQILHMMNQSSHLEELVLETCGLRGDFVRRLAQALAGHSSSGLRELSLAGNLLDDRGVAALSRHLEKHPGALRRLSLAQTGLTPRGMRALGRALASNSAFDSALIHLDLSGNPGALGSSEDHGGLYSFLSRPNVLTFLNVAGTDTALDTLFGALSRGGCSSLAHLDASRNVFSRTKSRAAPDSLQLFLSRTGTLRYLGLAGCKLPPDALRALLEGLALNTHLNDLHLDLSACELRSAGAQVIQDLVCDAGAVSSLDLADNGFGSDMVTLLLAIGRSRSLRHVALGRNFNVRCKETLDDVLHRIVQLMQDDDCPLQSLSVAESRLKLGAGVLLRALGTNPNLTALDISGNAMGDTGAKMLAKALRVNTRLRSVVWDRNHTTALGLLDVAQALEQNRSLKAMPLPLNDVAQAQRSRPELTARAVHQIQACLLRNNRTDHTSTDDASRPKPLGLGSDPSEQEVNELCQSVQEHVELLGCGAGPQGEAAVHQAEDAIQNANFSLSILPILYEAGSSPSHQWQLRQKLEGLLGQVGEVCRRDIQDFTQATLDTTRSLCPQTLQGPRWREQLEGVLGGSRGLPELLPEHLLQDAFTRLRDMRLSVTGTLAESIVAQAVAGLSAARDRLVESLAQQATEAMPPVIPALDGDESSPLGPGELEGLFFPEEKEKEDEEEQKDESSPQKWPESLHCLHVDSSTHSAAEEPEPELAAPGEDAEPQAGPSARGSPSPAAPGPPAGPLPRMDLPPSGQPLRHPTRTRPRPRRQHHHRPPPGGPQVPPALPQEGNGLSARVDEGVEEFFSKRLIHQDRLWAPEEDPAAEGGTTPVPRTLRKKLGTLFAFKKPRSTRGSRPDLETSPGAAPRSRKTTLGDLLRPPARPGRGEEPAGAEGGTGSPDPTRRSRPRYTRESKAYSLILLPAEEEETVGARPDKRRPLERGDTELAPSFEQRVQVMLQRIGVSRGSGSAEGKRKQSKDGEIKKAGSDGDIMDSSTEAPPISIKSRTHSVSADPSCRPGSGSQGPESATWKTLGQQLNAELRSRGWGRQDGPGPPSPCPSPSPRRSSPSPDSLGLPEDPCLGSRNEERPLRLQRSPVLKRRPKLEAPPSPSIGSGLEAEPLPPQSTEPSSPPSPATNQRGGGPNP; encoded by the exons ATGGCCCAGACCCCAGACGGCATATCCTGCGAGCTGCGAG GCGAGATCACCAAGTTCCTGTGGCCCAAGGAGGCAGAACTGCTGCTGAAAACCTGGCTGCCAGAGCGGGAGGGTGCTGAGCAAGGTCATGTCCTG GCGCTGCTCCGATGGAGAGCCTACCTGCTCCACACCTGCCTCCCTCTGAGG GTGGACTGCACATTCAGCTACCTGGAGGTCCAGGCCATGGTGCTGCAGGAGACACCCCCTCAG gtcaccTTTGAGCTGGAGTCCCTGCCTGAACTGGTCCTGGAGTTTACTGGTGTGGCTGCCCTGGAACAGCTGGCCCAGCACATCGCTGCTGCCATCAGGAAGGTCTTCCCTCGCTCAACCCTTGG GAAACTCTTCCGGAGGCCCACACCCCCCTCCATGCTGGCTCGGCTGGAGAAAAGCAGCTCCTCAGAAGCCACCTCACCCAGCAGCCCCTGTG GGGGCTTCTCGGAGACATACGAGGCCCTGTGTGACTACAATGGCTTCCCTTTCCGAGAGGAGATTCAGTGGGTGAGAGTAGGGCCCTCTCTGGGGGCTCTGGAGACATCCAATTCCCCTGGTGCTTTGAGAAGTCCCCACTACCTCTTGTGGTCCCAAGCAAGTTGGAGGTACTTTCTTCCCACCCAGGATGTGGACACCATCTACCATCGTCAGGGCTGCCGCCATTTCAGCCTAGGAGACttcagccatctgggaagtcg GGACTTGGCCTTGAGTGTGGCTGCCCTGTCCTACAACCTCTGGTTCCGGTGCCTCTCCTGCGTGGACATGAAGCTG AGCCTTGAGGTCTCAGAACAGATTCTGCACATGATGAATCAGTCATCCCACCTGGAGGAGCTGGTGCTGGAGACCTGTGGCCTGAGGGG AGACTTTGTCCGGCGACTGGCCCAGGCACTGGCGGGACATAGCAGCTCGGGACTGCGGGAGCTCAGCCTGGCTGGGAACCTGCTGGATGACCGAG GTGTGGCTGCCCTTAGCAGACACCTAGAGAAGCATCCTGGAGCCCTGAGGAGACTCAGCCTAGCACAGACTGGGTTGACGCCACGAG GAATGAGGGCTCTAGGCCGGGCACTGGCTTCCAATTCAGCCTTTGACTCTGCCCTGATCCACTTGGACCTTTCCGGGAACCCCGGGGCACTAGGGTCTTCGGAGGACCATGGG GGCCTCTATAGTTTCCTGAGCCGTCCTAACGTTCTGACGTTCCTGAATGTCGCAGGCACCGACACCGCCCTGGATACT CTCTTCGGGGCGCTGTCCCGCGGCGGCTGCTCCAGCCTGGCGCACCTCGACGCCTCGAGGAACGTCTTCTCCCGCAC gaaGTCCCGGGCTGCGCCCGATTCCCTGCAACTCTTCCTCAGCCGCACCGGGACGCTTCGGTACctgggcctggcgggctgcaaacTGCCACCCGATGCACTCAG GGCGCTTCTGGAAGGCCTGGCGCTCAACACACACCTGAATGACCTACACCTGGACCTCAGTGCGTGTGAG CTGCGCTCGGCGGGTGCTCAGGTGATACAAGACTTGGTGTGTGATGCTGGTGCAGTGAGCTCCCTGGATCTGGCAGATAATG GCTTTGGCTCAGACATGGTGACTCTgttgctggccatcgggaggagTCGGTCCCTGCGACACGTGGCGCTTGGAAGGAACTTCAACGTCCGGTGCAA GGAGACCCTGGACGACGTCCTGCACCGGATTGTTCAGCTCATGCAGGATGACGACTGT CCCCTGCAGTCTCTGTCCGTGGCTGAGTCACGGCTGAAGCTGGGCGCCGGCGTCCTGCTCCGGGCCCTGGGCACCAATCCTAACCTGACAGCCCTGGATATCAGCGGCAACGCCATGGGGGATACGGGTGCCAAGATGCTGGCCAAGGCGCTTCGGGTCAACACGAGGCTCCG GTCTGTGGTCTGGGACCGAAACCACACAACTGCTCTGGGCCTGCTGGACGTGGCACAGGCCCTGGAACAGAACCGCAGCCTGAAGGCCATGCCTCTGCCTCTGAACGATGTGGCCCAGGCTCAACGCAGCCGTCCTGAACTGACAGCACGAGCCGTGCATCAG ATCCAAGCCTGTCTCTTGAGGAACAATCGCACAGACCACACCTCTACCGACGACGCCTCCCGCCCAAAGCCCCTGGGTCTGGGGTCAGATCCCTCCGAGCAG GAAGTGAACGAACTGTGTCAGTCGGTGCAGGAGCACGTGGAGCTGCTGGGCTGTGGGGCTGGACCCCAGGGTGAAGCCGCTGTGCACCAGGCTGAGGATGCCATCCAAAACGCCAACTTCTCTCTCAGC ATTCTCCCCATTCTCTATGAGGCTGGGAGTTCCCCAAGCCACCAGTGGCAGCTGCGGCAGAAGCTGGAAGGCCTGCTGGGACAGGTGGGAGAGGTGTGCCGCCGGGACATTCAG GACTTCACTCAGGCCACACTGGACACAACAAGGAGCCTCTGTCCACAGACATTGCAGGGTCCCAGGTGGAGGGAGCAGCTAGAGGGGGTCCTCGGGGGCTCAAGAGGTCTCCCAGAGCTGCTCCCAGAGCACCTGCTGCAAGATGCCTTCACTCGGCTCAG GGACATGCGCCTGTCAGTCACAGGGACCTTGGCAGAGAGCATTGTGGCTCAGGCTGTGGCAGGTCTGAGTGCAGCCCGGGATCGGCTG GTGGAGAGTCTGGCTCAACAGGCAACAGAGGCAATGCCCCCTGTCATACCGGCACTAGATGGAGATGAGTCCAGCCCCCTTGGGCCTGGGGAATTGGAaggtcttttctttcctgaggagaaagaaaaggaagatgaagagGAGCAGAAG GATGAAAGTTCTCCCCAGAAATGGCCTGAATCCCTCCACTGTCTTCACGTGGACTCCTCCACTCACA GTGCTGCTGAGGAGCCGGAGCCCGAGCTGGCGGCTCCGGGGGAAGATGCAGAGCCGCAGGCGGGGCCATCCGCTCGTGGCTCGCCGAGCCCCGCCGCCCCTGGGCCCCCGGCCGGCCCGTTGCCTCGCATGGACCTGCCACCCTCCGGGCAACCCCTGCGCCATCCGACCCGGACCCGACCACGGCCGCGGCGCCAGCACCACCATCGCCCGCCGCCGGGGGGCCCCCAG gtgcccccagccctgccgcaGGAAGGGAATGGGCTCAGTGCCCGCGTGGATGAGGGTGTGGAGGAATTCTTCTCCAAAAGGCTGATCCACCAGGATCGCCT CTGGGCCCCTGAGGAGGACCCGGCAGCCGAGGGGGGTACCACCCCTGTCCCCCGTACACTTCGCAAGAAGCTGGGCACACTCTTTGCCTTCAAGAAGCCTCGTTCAACACGTGGGTCACGACCTGATCTTGAGACCAGCCCTGGAGCAGCTCCCCGCTCTCGAAAAACCACACTCGGGGACTTGCTTCGGCCACCAGCCCGTCCTGGCCGTGGTGAGGAGCCTGCTGGGGCTGAGGGGGGCACCGGCAGCCCAGACCCAACCCGCAGGAGTCGCCCTCGATACACCCGTGAAAGCAAGGCCTACTCCCTGATACTGCTCCCtgctgaggaggaggagacagtggGTGCCAGGCCCGACAAG CGGCGGCCCCTGGAGCGGGGAGACACAGAGCTAGCCCCATCCTTTGAGCAGCGAGTACAAGTGATGCTGCAGAGGATCGGTGTGAGCAGAGGCAGTGGGAGTGCCGAAGGCAAGAGGAAGCAA AGCAAAGATGGAGAGATCAAGAAGGCTGGCTCGGATG GTGACATTATGGACAGTTCCACAGAGGCTCCTCCTATCTCGATCAAGTCCCGCACCCACTCTGTGTCTGCTG ACCCTTCATGCAGACCTGGGTCAGGGAGCCAAGGGCCCGAGTCTGCTACCTGGAAGACACTGGGGCAGCAGCTGAACGCCGAGCTCAGGAGCCGTGGCTGGGGCCGACAGGATGGTCCGGGCCCCCCGTCCCCATGTCCCAGCCCAAGCCCCCGAAGATCCAGCCCCTCCCCAGACAGCCTGGGCCTTCCAGAGGATCCCTGCTTAGGCTCCAGGAACGAAG AACGGCCCCTGAGGCTACAGCGCTCCCCTGTCCTCAAGCGCAGGCCAAAGCTTGAGGCGCCTCCATCTCCAAGCATAG GATCTGGCCTTGAAGCCGAGCCTCTACCCCCCCAGTCTACAGAGCCCTCCAGCCCACCCTCCCCAGCCACAAACCAAAGAGGCGGCGGCCCCAACCCCTGA